The following proteins are co-located in the Magnetococcales bacterium genome:
- a CDS encoding protein-glutamate O-methyltransferase CheR — protein MIPFDLEPFKTLIRDRCGLNFEARNEETLQRALHERIRHLAIRPGDYLPRLLTNEREFQELVNRLTINETYFFREPEQIRLLVNSLAPRKLIAREGQSPVRVLSAGCASGEEPYSLVMALMERYGESVGRLFQFIGCDIDSVVLAKARRACYTQFSFRSLDESLRRRYFHHEPGGGHCLDDGVKSVVAFHQYNLLADAPPPVLRNIDILFFRNVSIYFNVPTRRLILERLASLLREDGLLIVGISETMANDLGVLRLMEEDGQYYFVKGAPAEKPNPYPMLAPTAPLSLTDWKPTEGLHPSPPTAAETAHPLSPPLLAASPLSPSPTADSFARDLSESRRLLEAKRHDEALILLDTLLAVQPAHLAARLLKAHLLLLRKDFHTAEAMARLVLTEDSRCIDALMLLGLSAKWRQQPSEAIGWFKQVVYWRHECWPAHYYLADLYRACHETERARRGYRVVMQLLSGTVSDTGMRHIPLELPVAEIRFLCEHQLARLGMTPAHSRMR, from the coding sequence ATGATCCCCTTCGATCTCGAACCCTTCAAAACCCTGATCCGCGATCGCTGCGGCCTGAACTTCGAGGCCCGCAACGAAGAGACCCTGCAACGTGCCCTCCACGAACGCATACGTCATCTGGCCATCCGACCCGGTGATTATCTGCCCCGACTGCTGACCAACGAACGGGAATTCCAGGAACTGGTCAACCGTCTCACCATTAACGAAACCTACTTCTTCCGGGAACCCGAACAGATTCGGCTGCTGGTCAACTCTCTGGCCCCCCGCAAGCTGATCGCCCGGGAAGGCCAATCCCCGGTACGGGTGTTGAGTGCCGGGTGCGCCTCCGGCGAGGAGCCATACTCGTTGGTCATGGCCCTGATGGAACGTTATGGGGAGAGTGTGGGCCGACTGTTTCAGTTCATCGGTTGCGACATCGACAGCGTGGTACTCGCCAAGGCGCGTCGGGCCTGCTACACCCAATTCTCTTTCCGGAGTCTGGATGAGTCGTTGCGCCGCCGTTATTTCCACCACGAACCGGGGGGTGGACACTGCCTGGACGACGGAGTGAAAAGCGTGGTGGCCTTTCATCAATACAACCTGTTGGCAGACGCCCCGCCTCCGGTGCTGCGCAATATTGATATTTTATTTTTCCGCAATGTTTCCATTTATTTCAATGTTCCTACGCGCCGGCTCATCCTGGAAAGGCTGGCTTCGCTGCTGCGGGAGGACGGTCTTTTGATCGTGGGCATCTCCGAGACCATGGCCAACGACCTGGGGGTGTTGCGCCTGATGGAAGAGGATGGACAATACTATTTCGTCAAGGGCGCCCCGGCGGAAAAACCGAATCCCTATCCGATGCTGGCGCCGACAGCGCCTTTGTCCCTGACAGACTGGAAGCCGACGGAAGGTCTCCATCCCTCCCCTCCCACGGCTGCGGAAACCGCTCACCCGCTCTCTCCGCCACTCCTGGCCGCCTCCCCGCTGTCCCCTTCCCCAACGGCGGACAGCTTCGCCCGCGATCTGAGCGAATCGCGCCGTCTGCTGGAAGCCAAACGTCACGACGAGGCCCTGATCCTGCTCGACACGCTGTTGGCGGTGCAACCCGCCCATCTGGCGGCCCGGCTGCTCAAGGCCCATCTGCTGCTGTTGCGCAAGGATTTTCATACCGCCGAAGCCATGGCCCGGCTGGTGCTGACGGAGGATTCCCGTTGCATCGACGCCCTGATGCTGCTCGGATTGAGCGCGAAATGGCGACAACAGCCCAGCGAGGCCATCGGGTGGTTCAAACAGGTGGTGTACTGGCGTCACGAATGCTGGCCCGCCCACTACTATCTGGCGGATCTCTACCGCGCCTGCCACGAAACCGAACGGGCCAGACGGGGCTATCGGGTAGTGATGCAACTGCTCTCCGGTACGGTTTCTGATACCGGTATGCGTCATATTCCTCTGGAACTGCCGGTCGCCGAAATCCGTTTCCTGTGTGAACATCAGCTCGCCAG